A region of the Prochlorococcus marinus XMU1402 genome:
CAAAAAATTAAAACTAGGACTATCTTAAACTAATTTGTTGGACAATCCTAATTTAAGAATTAAATACTATTAGAACTGTTCTAAGAATCTAATATCATTTGTATAAAATTTTCTGATATCGTCGATCTGATGTCTCACCATACAAAATCTCTCAACTCCTAATCCTGCTGCAAAACCAGTCCACTTCTCAGAATCTATTCCTAATTTTTCTAACACCTTTGGATCTACCATTCCGCAGCCCATTACTTCTAACCATTTACCTTTCCACTGGACGTCTACTTCTGCTGAAGGTTCAGTAAATGGGAAATAACTAGCTCTAAATCTTACAGGAATATCTCCAAAAAAGGTCTTTAAAAATGTTAGGACTGTTCCTCTTAAATGACTAAAGTTAATGTCTTGATCGATACATAAAACCTCAACCTGATTAAATACTGGTGAATGAGTAGCATCTACTGCATCTCTTCTGTATACTCTCCCGGGAGCAATAATTCTTACTGGAGGAGGATTTTTCTCTAAGTATCTTATCTGAACAGGAGAAGTATGAGTCCTTAAAAGTCGATTTTCATCTAAGTAGAAAGTATCCTGCATATCTCTGGCGGGATGATTTTTGGGTATATTGAGAGACTCAAAATTATAAAAATCAGTTTCTATTTCAGGGCCACTTTCAACTGAGTATCCTAAACCACAAAAAATATCTATTATTTCGTCTTGAGTTGAAATCAAAGGGTGTTTATTCCCGGGAGGTGTTCCAATTGAAGGGATAGTTACATCAATTTTTTCTTTTTTAATCTTTTTATTTAGGGCTTCGCTGTCTAGTTTATTTTTTCTTTCAGTTATTAGTTCTTGCAAATTTATCTTTATTAAATTTGCCTTCTGACCAATAATTGGTCTATCGGTTGCAGATAATTGACCCATTGTTTTTAAGATAATTGATAAATC
Encoded here:
- the pheS gene encoding phenylalanine--tRNA ligase subunit alpha; amino-acid sequence: MSQIESLSQIEEKLNNLSLTAKNNIDNSNTHEELDQLRVSLLGKKGDLSIILKTMGQLSATDRPIIGQKANLIKINLQELITERKNKLDSEALNKKIKKEKIDVTIPSIGTPPGNKHPLISTQDEIIDIFCGLGYSVESGPEIETDFYNFESLNIPKNHPARDMQDTFYLDENRLLRTHTSPVQIRYLEKNPPPVRIIAPGRVYRRDAVDATHSPVFNQVEVLCIDQDINFSHLRGTVLTFLKTFFGDIPVRFRASYFPFTEPSAEVDVQWKGKWLEVMGCGMVDPKVLEKLGIDSEKWTGFAAGLGVERFCMVRHQIDDIRKFYTNDIRFLEQF